Within the Deltaproteobacteria bacterium genome, the region TCGGCTTGAGCAAAATCCCGAGAATCGTCGACGTCTTCAGCCACAGGTTGCAGGTTCAGGAGAGACTGACCATGCAAATCGGCGACTGTTTGAACAAGATACTGGAACCCGCAGGTGTAGCCGTGGTCATCGAGGCGCTCCATCTTTGTATGACCATGAGGGGGGTGGAAAAACAAAATGCCTACACCACAACCAGTTGCATGTTGGGCAATTTCAAAACCAACCCGATAACACGAAGCGAGTTCCTGAGTCTCATACAAAATCCGACGAATGTGCGCATCTGAGATGGTCTACTTTAACCGACAGACCCTTGACAGGCTTGCAATCCATCTAAATGAGTGAAAACACCAAT harbors:
- the folE gene encoding GTP cyclohydrolase I FolE, with product MRNLVKNILEHLGEDPNREGLLNTPERVEKSLKALTNGYNVNIDDLVNDAIFTEGYNEMVIVKDIEMFSLCEHHLLPFFGRCHVAYVPSGKIIGLSKIPRIVDVFSHRLQVQERLTMQIGDCLNKILEPAGVAVVIEALHLCMTMRGVEKQNAYTTTSCMLGNFKTNPITRSEFLSLIQNPTNVRI